The stretch of DNA GGTGGCACCTATTGCATTAGATGTACTCTGGGATCACTTCCTGGCCCGACATTGGGAACAACTTAATGGCACCATGCCGCTGGCAAATTTTGTTGCTCTGGCAAAAAACAATATTGTTCCCCATTTATCAGAAACGCCCCCGGGGTTTCAACATATCAATCAGTATATCTGGCGAGATCGCTGGCTGGAACGCTACGCTGAATTACCATTCATTGCTGATACCTTGCATAATATGGCCATTCGCCGCCCACGACTGGAGGCGCTAAGCTATTGTATCGAGGATATTCAGCAACATTATCACCCATTAGAAGAGACATTTTTGCGCTTCTATCCACTGATGATGGCGCAGGCAAAAGCAAAA from Limnobaculum xujianqingii encodes:
- a CDS encoding acyl carrier protein phosphodiesterase; its protein translation is MNFLAHLHLASLADSSLLGNLLADFVRGNPDGEYAPEVVNGIMLHRRIDKLTDNLEPVREARRLFSQPHYRVAPIALDVLWDHFLARHWEQLNGTMPLANFVALAKNNIVPHLSETPPGFQHINQYIWRDRWLERYAELPFIADTLHNMAIRRPRLEALSYCIEDIQQHYHPLEETFLRFYPLMMAQAKAKQL